The sequence below is a genomic window from Zygosaccharomyces rouxii strain CBS732 chromosome D complete sequence.
TGGAGTCCCTGAGCGACGACGGGCTACTGGATTACATCACTGGACTTTCACAGGAACGAAGTGAACAGTATTCAAGAGAGGATTATTTCCATGACAAACAGAGAAGACAAGATAGACAGGATCAGGAGTTTAGAGAACGATACGGCGATGGTTGCGACATATTCTCTGGGGTATCGATATACGTGAATGGGTTTACAAAACCTGGCAGGATGCAATTGCATGAAATGGTCATTGCCAACGGCGGTAAATTCGCACATTTTTTGTCTTCCAAAGGTCAGGTATCTCATATTATAGCCTCGAATTTACCTCTCAAGAAAAGGGTTGAATTGGCCAATTATAAAATTTGTAGACCAGAATGGATCGTAGATTCTTTACAAAGGGGTAAACTTTTGCCATGGCAGGACTATGCGCTTTTATCagatcaagatgaaattcaaCCAAAGTTACAGCCGACAACGATTGTAAGTTGTAAACATcctgaatttttaaaacagttcttttctaaatcaagACTACACCATCTGtccaattggaaatctgATCTTCGGGCAGAAttttgtgaaaaattcttggagAAACCATTACATATTCCTAGTAAAAACGATGATATTACAGTGTTCCATATCGATTTTGATTGTTTCTTTGCCAGCGTTTCCGCAATGGCCAATGGGTTTGATATCCATGCGGACCCTATCGTAGTTTGTCATGGTACTAAAAATTCAGATATTGCCAGTTGTAACTACGAAGCGAGGCGATACGGTATAAGGAATGGTATGTGGGTAGGTACCGCAGAAAGAATGATGCCCGGCGGCAAAAGACTCGTGCGTCTCGGAtatgattttgatcaatttgaaCTGATGTCAAAACGGTTTTATCAAATACTGCACGATTCTCAATTCCAACTAGTGTTACCAATTTCTATTGACGAAGCAGTTTGCATCGCGGGTAATTTGTCACACATGGAATGTGATTCGATATGTCAAAGGATACGCGAACACGTTAGCAGCGTTACAAATGGATGTACAGTTAGCATTGGGTGTGCTAATAGTTTAGTCCTGGCAAGATTAGCTCTTAAATGGAGCAAGCCAAATGGGTATCGAATTGTTAACtgtgatgaattggatgcTACGTTCTGgtccaatttgaaaattgatgatttaccTGGTGTGGGGCGTTCTTTGGCCTACAAGATTAGTGAATATAGCAATCCACCGATTGGGAATCTTTGTGAATTGAGACAGATGACACTGGATTCTTTGCAGCGTTGTGTCGGTGAAAAAATGGGCAACAAGATATATCTAGCGGTACGCGGCAAAGATGACGAGGAAAGTGGTAAGATCATTTATGATCCCAAGCagtttttccaaagaaaatcaCTTTCTATTGATATTAATTGGGGGATCAGGTTTGATACGATTTAtgaaattgaccaatttaTCGATAGATGTACTCAATACCTGATTGATAAATTAAAGgaattgaacaagaaaacGTCACAGCTTACattgaaaataatgaaaagaagcaaagatgaatcaattgaaccGCCGAAATATCTAGGAATGGGTAAGTGTGATCCGTTTGCCAGAAGTACCCGTCTTGGTGTGCCGACGGATGAATTTGGTATCATAACTACAGAAATCAAAAGTACTTTCAGGTCATTATGCTGTCCCCCAAAGGAACTAAGAGGCATCGCTATTCAATTCAACAAACTAGAGAATTCAGTTTCGAACCAGTCGAAACTACCGTTTGTTGACGCTAAAATCTACCAGAATTTACCGAATGACGTTAAGGGcgaaattgatcaagaactgaacagaagaaagatcaaAGTCAAGGCAACGGCGGCCAAACGGATAAATTCGtatcaagaacaatttaTTCAAGAATTGCCCACGCAGATTAGAAACGAGGTGGAGAATGAGATTATCATCACGAACAAAGCCAAGAGAACGAAATTCGATGAAATCAAAGAGCAAATTGCTAAAAGACAAAACGAAAAGATGAACGCGAAAGCTCATTTCTTGGGTGAAACAACGGTTCTGCTGccaataaaatttcaaaatcaaacaaatttcaaaaggattattcaattgattctaAACTGGGTTGACGGAACTATACGATCACGGGGCCCGCACGAAAAGGACCTAAagctttttgaaaaatatttACAAAGGCTTTCAGATGCAAATCGTTTACCATTAGTTTTACGAATTTGTAAACTGATTTCCACTAAACTTGAACTCCGATCTGAGTTATTTTCTCATTGTAATGGTTTCCAAGAATGGGAAAGAGTACTGCTACAGATAATTCTGCCAAAACTAAACAAAAATAAACATACTTTTCAAACGGTTCGTAAACTCGACATCGATTTCGACACctgagaaaaaaaaaatagatactgtttgttcttttttttctatttttaCTGAGCTCTATATAGAATCCTATTCATATCGTCTGTTCGTCGTTCGTTAAAAATTCATAAAACGTCCGTCAGTTTACACGATGGAAACACGCAAGGTGTTAGAGTGACCAACACCTGGTTTCAAACCTTGGATGGTGACGATGGTGTCACCTTCCTTCAAGAAACCGAATTTCTTAGCTTCGGCAACACCGAAGTTTAGACGAGCTTCGGTGTCCAAAGTCCAGTCCTTTTCGACGGCCTTTTCGTAGACAAATGGGAAAACACCTCTGCTCAAGTGGGTGAATCTAGCAGCTCTTGGGCATCTGGTGACCATGATGATTGGGCAGTTTGGTCTGTACTTGGAGACCAATCTTGGGGTGTTACCACTGGTAGACAAGACAATGATAGCCTTGGCGTTTTGTTCGAAAGCAGCAGCGACGGAAGCAGCAGCAATGGTTTCAGTGGTGGAGGTTGGCTTTGGAGTAGAGTCTCTCAAGTCATCGTAGTTAGA
It includes:
- the REV1 gene encoding deoxycytidyl transferase (similar to uniprot|P12689 Saccharomyces cerevisiae YOR346W REV1 Deoxycytidyl transferase forms a complex with the subunits of DNA polymerase zeta Rev3p and Rev7p involved in repair of abasic sites in damaged DNA), with product MSGYNQEDSPLGNRGNVPEKSFLESLSDDGLLDYITGLSQERSEQYSREDYFHDKQRRQDRQDQEFRERYGDGCDIFSGVSIYVNGFTKPGRMQLHEMVIANGGKFAHFLSSKGQVSHIIASNLPLKKRVELANYKICRPEWIVDSLQRGKLLPWQDYALLSDQDEIQPKLQPTTIVSCKHPEFLKQFFSKSRLHHLSNWKSDLRAEFCEKFLEKPLHIPSKNDDITVFHIDFDCFFASVSAMANGFDIHADPIVVCHGTKNSDIASCNYEARRYGIRNGMWVGTAERMMPGGKRLVRLGYDFDQFELMSKRFYQILHDSQFQLVLPISIDEAVCIAGNLSHMECDSICQRIREHVSSVTNGCTVSIGCANSLVLARLALKWSKPNGYRIVNCDELDATFWSNLKIDDLPGVGRSLAYKISEYSNPPIGNLCELRQMTLDSLQRCVGEKMGNKIYLAVRGKDDEESGKIIYDPKQFFQRKSLSIDINWGIRFDTIYEIDQFIDRCTQYLIDKLKELNKKTSQLTLKIMKRSKDESIEPPKYLGMGKCDPFARSTRLGVPTDEFGIITTEIKSTFRSLCCPPKELRGIAIQFNKLENSVSNQSKLPFVDAKIYQNLPNDVKGEIDQELNRRKIKVKATAAKRINSYQEQFIQELPTQIRNEVENEIIITNKAKRTKFDEIKEQIAKRQNEKMNAKAHFLGETTVLLPIKFQNQTNFKRIIQLILNWVDGTIRSRGPHEKDLKLFEKYLQRLSDANRLPLVLRICKLISTKLELRSELFSHCNGFQEWERVLLQIILPKLNKNKHTFQTVRKLDIDFDT